The proteins below come from a single Candidatus Eisenbacteria bacterium genomic window:
- the maf gene encoding septum formation protein Maf: protein MNGPPELILASTSPYRRMLMERLGLPFRAAAPGCDEEGLGHLPAGERATMLAARKAAAVSSLFPEAVVIGSDQIVEVDGETLSKPGTRERAREALRRLRGREHRLVTAVAIARGGAEARIETALDEAFLDMRDLTDAEIEAYLDREHVLDCAGAYRIEGLGAALFASIRTNDPTGIVGLPITRLVDLLSRFGVRVLG, encoded by the coding sequence ATGAACGGCCCACCGGAATTGATTCTCGCCTCCACCTCCCCTTACCGCCGGATGTTGATGGAACGGCTCGGCCTCCCCTTCCGGGCGGCGGCGCCCGGGTGCGACGAGGAGGGGCTCGGCCATTTGCCGGCGGGGGAGAGGGCGACGATGCTGGCGGCGCGAAAGGCGGCCGCCGTCTCGTCCCTCTTTCCGGAGGCGGTGGTGATCGGCTCCGACCAGATCGTCGAAGTGGACGGCGAGACGCTCTCCAAGCCGGGGACGCGGGAGCGGGCGCGGGAAGCGCTCCGGCGGCTCCGCGGCCGGGAGCACCGCCTGGTGACCGCCGTGGCGATCGCGCGCGGCGGCGCGGAAGCGCGGATCGAGACGGCGCTCGACGAAGCGTTCCTCGACATGCGCGATCTGACCGACGCGGAAATCGAGGCGTACCTCGACCGGGAACACGTTCTCGATTGCGCCGGCGCCTACCGGATCGAGGGGCTCGGCGCCGCTCTTTTCGCGTCCATCCGCACAAACGACCCGACCGGCATCGTCGGCCTCCCCATCACCCGTCTGGTCGATCTTCTCTCTCGCTTCGGAGTGCGCGTGCTCGGCTGA